From Streptomyces sp. TLI_053, a single genomic window includes:
- a CDS encoding serine/threonine-protein kinase yields MQAGDVVGGRYRLDRELGRGGFGVVWAAHDETIGRAVALKLLSDEKAGDEEAVGRFVREARTVGGLSNPHIVTLYDYGRMQDGVRSTHYLVMELVRGRSLAQVMRDGLPEPAVSLRWVRQICKALDAAHRNGVVHRDIKPENIMITDSGEAKVLDFGIARLLSQPAAGGLTSTDVVIGTPVYLAPECWAGLRIDGRADLYALGVVLYQLCTGRRPFNADQAVTMMYAHLHEQPLPPATGDPALDRLILQLLAKNAEDRPADAAEVRQRLRDLKALRDRKGGTDPEALRQKADDAWRRGAAGSPERAAEQLVALIPQFARAFGADDPRTLRTCHDLALWLARSGRPGAAVALLRELLPALDGHPRAREDVGRDLERWERESAGAAPDPARPLVLAELLDGPAQRG; encoded by the coding sequence ATGCAGGCGGGCGATGTCGTGGGCGGCCGCTACCGGCTGGACCGGGAGCTGGGCCGGGGCGGGTTCGGTGTGGTCTGGGCCGCCCACGACGAGACCATCGGGCGGGCGGTCGCGCTCAAGCTGCTCTCCGACGAGAAGGCGGGCGACGAGGAGGCGGTCGGCCGGTTCGTCCGCGAGGCCAGGACGGTCGGCGGGCTGTCCAACCCGCACATCGTCACCCTCTACGACTACGGGCGGATGCAGGACGGCGTCCGGTCGACCCACTACCTGGTGATGGAGCTGGTCCGGGGCCGCTCGCTGGCCCAGGTGATGCGCGACGGCCTGCCGGAGCCGGCGGTCTCGCTGCGCTGGGTGCGGCAGATCTGCAAGGCGCTGGACGCCGCGCACCGCAACGGTGTGGTGCACCGGGACATCAAGCCCGAGAACATCATGATCACCGACAGCGGCGAGGCCAAGGTGCTGGACTTCGGCATCGCCCGGCTGCTCTCCCAGCCCGCCGCCGGCGGACTCACCTCCACCGACGTGGTCATCGGCACGCCGGTGTACCTGGCGCCGGAGTGCTGGGCGGGTCTGCGGATCGACGGCCGGGCCGACCTCTACGCCCTCGGCGTGGTGCTCTACCAGCTGTGCACCGGCCGCCGCCCGTTCAACGCCGACCAGGCCGTCACCATGATGTACGCGCACCTCCACGAGCAGCCGCTGCCCCCGGCCACCGGCGACCCGGCCCTGGACCGGCTGATCCTCCAGCTGCTCGCCAAGAACGCGGAGGACCGGCCCGCCGACGCCGCCGAGGTCCGGCAGCGGCTGCGCGACCTCAAGGCGCTGCGGGACCGCAAGGGCGGCACCGACCCGGAGGCGCTGCGGCAGAAGGCCGACGACGCCTGGCGGCGCGGCGCGGCCGGCTCGCCCGAGCGGGCCGCCGAGCAACTCGTCGCCCTGATCCCGCAGTTCGCCCGGGCCTTCGGAGCGGACGATCCCCGGACCCTGCGCACCTGCCACGACCTGGCGCTGTGGCTGGCCCGCTCGGGCCGGCCGGGGGCGGCCGTCGCCCTGCTGCGCGAGCTGCTGCCCGCACTGGACGGCCACCCCCGGGCCCGCGAGGACGTCGGGCGGGACCTCGAGCGGTGGGAGCGCGAGAGCGCCGGCGCCGCGCCCGACCCGGCCCGGCCGCTAGTGCTGGCCGAGCTGCTCGACGGCCCGGCGCAGCGCGGCTGA
- a CDS encoding ABC transporter substrate-binding protein, with protein MSLPRRALVTAAALAASLTLAACGSSTDAAADLAPAKGGTAPDGTAVNLTPRQNRVTTPKVDALAALVPEEIRRRGTLTVVDSLGTTPPLDFYADDDRTVIGVEPDIASLIGNVLGLEVEFNPVSWENIFVGLDSGKYDVGISNITVTEARKEKYDFATYRLDVLGFEAKKGTGWKVTGPEDIAGRTVAVASGTNQEKLLIAWNEENTKNGLKPADIKYFQNSSDYYLALSSGRIDAYVGPNPVAAFHAVQSGETEVIGTYSGGGAEVLGKIGATTKKDSGLVGALNGAINEVIRNGSYAQVLKRWGLDAEAVPASEVNPVGLPKPKQP; from the coding sequence GTGTCCCTACCCCGTCGCGCCCTCGTGACCGCCGCCGCGCTCGCCGCCTCCCTCACCCTGGCCGCCTGCGGCAGCTCCACGGACGCGGCGGCGGACCTCGCTCCCGCCAAGGGCGGCACCGCCCCGGACGGCACCGCGGTGAACCTCACCCCGCGGCAGAACCGGGTGACCACGCCCAAGGTGGACGCCCTGGCCGCCCTGGTGCCGGAGGAGATCAGGAGACGCGGGACGCTGACCGTGGTCGACTCGCTCGGCACCACGCCACCGCTGGACTTCTACGCCGACGACGACCGGACGGTGATCGGCGTCGAGCCGGACATCGCCTCGCTGATCGGCAATGTGCTCGGCCTCGAGGTGGAGTTCAACCCGGTCTCCTGGGAGAACATCTTCGTCGGCCTGGACAGCGGCAAGTACGACGTCGGCATCTCCAACATCACCGTCACCGAGGCGCGGAAGGAGAAGTACGACTTCGCCACCTACCGGCTGGACGTCCTCGGCTTCGAGGCGAAGAAGGGCACCGGCTGGAAGGTCACCGGGCCCGAGGACATCGCCGGGAGGACCGTCGCCGTCGCCTCCGGCACCAACCAGGAGAAGCTGCTGATCGCCTGGAACGAGGAGAACACCAAGAACGGCCTGAAGCCGGCCGACATCAAGTACTTCCAGAACTCCTCGGACTACTACCTGGCGCTCTCCTCCGGCCGGATCGACGCCTACGTCGGCCCCAACCCGGTGGCCGCCTTCCACGCCGTGCAGAGCGGCGAGACCGAGGTGATCGGCACCTACTCCGGCGGCGGCGCCGAGGTGCTCGGCAAGATCGGGGCCACCACGAAGAAGGACAGCGGCCTGGTCGGGGCACTGAACGGGGCGATCAACGAGGTGATCAGGAACGGCAGCTACGCCCAGGTGCTGAAGCGCTGGGGCCTGGACGCCGAGGCGGTGCCCGCCTCGGAGGTCAACCCGGTCGGCCTGCCCAAGCCCAAGCAGCCGTAG
- a CDS encoding amino acid ABC transporter ATP-binding protein — MVQVRGLWKSFGPNAVLRGVDLDVPAGSVTVVLGPSGSGKSTLLRAINHLEKVDRGFVAIDGELIGYRRSGDKLHELKEREVLRQRTGIGFVFQNFNLFPHLTVLENIVEAPVSALRRPKAEARAGARELLERVGLADKADAYPRQLSGGQQQRVAIARALALEPKVLLFDEPTSALDPELVGEVLDVVKDLARAGTTMIVVTHEIGFAREVADTVVFMDGGVVVEQGPPRAVLDEPKHERTRAFLAKVL, encoded by the coding sequence ATGGTGCAGGTCCGCGGCCTGTGGAAGAGCTTCGGTCCGAACGCGGTGCTGCGCGGCGTCGACCTCGACGTCCCGGCCGGCTCGGTGACGGTGGTGCTCGGGCCGTCCGGCTCCGGAAAGTCGACCCTGCTGCGCGCGATCAACCACCTGGAGAAGGTCGACCGCGGCTTCGTCGCGATCGACGGCGAGCTGATCGGCTACCGCCGGTCCGGGGACAAGCTGCACGAGCTCAAGGAGCGCGAGGTCCTGCGCCAGCGGACCGGCATCGGCTTCGTGTTCCAGAACTTCAACCTCTTCCCGCACCTCACCGTGCTGGAGAACATCGTCGAGGCGCCGGTCAGCGCCCTGCGCCGGCCGAAGGCCGAGGCCCGGGCCGGGGCGCGGGAGCTGCTGGAGCGGGTGGGCCTGGCCGACAAGGCGGACGCCTACCCCCGGCAGCTCTCCGGCGGCCAGCAGCAGCGGGTGGCGATCGCCCGGGCGCTGGCGCTGGAGCCCAAGGTGCTGCTGTTCGACGAGCCGACCTCGGCGCTGGACCCGGAGCTGGTCGGCGAGGTGCTCGACGTCGTCAAGGACCTCGCCCGGGCCGGCACCACGATGATCGTGGTGACCCACGAGATCGGCTTCGCCCGCGAGGTCGCCGACACCGTGGTCTTCATGGACGGCGGCGTCGTGGTCGAGCAGGGCCCGCCGCGGGCCGTCCTGGACGAGCCGAAGCACGAGCGGACCAGGGCCTTCCTGGCCAAGGTCCTCTGA
- a CDS encoding amino acid ABC transporter permease yields the protein MTTATTTVAPARSKPDRAPATAPLDLGELAGLRTVRARYPWRWAAGLAALVVLAQFAHGLATNPGWDWATFRVYFSADTILRAVGRTVELTAYGTVLGFLLGAVVAAMRLSRSTILQTVAWAYVWVFRSIPLIVQLVFWFNLSYLYKRFGFGIPFGPTFGDFETVGVLGALGAAVLGLGLHQAAFAAEIIRGGIIAVDPGQREAAAALGVPRWRQARRIVLPQAMRGILPSAANEVISLFKGTSVVYVMAIGELFYQVQVVYGRTGRVVPLLMVATVWYVLLTTVLSIGQYYVERYFARGADRTPPPTPLQRARSLVRGLRARTATAVALGGRS from the coding sequence ATGACCACCGCCACCACCACCGTCGCCCCGGCCCGTTCGAAACCCGACCGCGCGCCCGCCACCGCCCCGCTCGACCTCGGCGAACTGGCCGGCCTGCGCACCGTCCGCGCCCGCTACCCCTGGCGCTGGGCGGCCGGCCTCGCCGCCCTCGTCGTGCTGGCCCAGTTCGCCCACGGCCTGGCCACCAACCCCGGCTGGGACTGGGCCACCTTCCGGGTCTACTTCTCCGCCGACACCATCCTGCGGGCGGTCGGCCGCACCGTCGAACTCACCGCGTACGGCACCGTGCTGGGCTTCCTGCTGGGTGCCGTGGTGGCCGCGATGCGGCTCTCCCGCAGCACGATCCTGCAGACCGTCGCCTGGGCCTACGTCTGGGTGTTCCGCTCGATCCCGCTGATCGTCCAGCTGGTCTTCTGGTTCAACCTCTCCTACCTCTACAAGCGCTTCGGCTTCGGCATCCCGTTCGGCCCCACCTTCGGGGACTTCGAGACGGTCGGGGTGCTGGGCGCGCTCGGCGCGGCCGTGCTCGGCCTCGGGCTGCACCAGGCCGCCTTCGCGGCCGAGATCATCCGCGGCGGCATCATCGCCGTCGACCCCGGCCAGCGCGAGGCGGCCGCGGCGCTCGGCGTGCCGCGCTGGCGGCAGGCCCGGCGGATCGTGCTGCCGCAGGCGATGCGCGGCATCCTGCCGTCCGCCGCCAACGAGGTGATCTCCCTGTTCAAGGGCACCTCGGTGGTCTACGTGATGGCGATCGGCGAACTCTTCTACCAGGTGCAGGTGGTGTACGGCCGCACCGGCCGGGTGGTGCCGCTGCTGATGGTCGCCACCGTCTGGTACGTGCTGCTGACCACCGTGCTGTCGATCGGCCAGTACTACGTCGAGCGGTACTTCGCCCGCGGGGCCGACCGCACCCCGCCGCCCACCCCGCTCCAGCGGGCCCGCTCCCTCGTCCGGGGCCTGCGCGCCCGCACCGCCACCGCCGTCGCCCTCGGAGGCCGCTCATGA
- a CDS encoding ABC transporter substrate-binding protein, whose product MRTTTARPRLLAATALLPVLALAACSSDPSTGTAAGGSAGPAVSAAAEDLVSGLKKSDTAAALLPADVRAAGTVKFGSSIGAPPSAFYADQATKKAAGVDIDFGDAVGRLLGLTVRREEAAFETILPALDSGKYDVGTGNFGVTAARLRTIDFVTYIDDGQGFAVKKDNTAVKPVTDLVQLCGLTIGTGAGTTFETTLNAKKNVCTDAGKQPYEVKAFSDNGATLTSLQQGRVDVVMSTINGLRYQAAQEASGTRFLGEFHRLDVGFAFKKGSALTPAFQAAVNELIKDGTYDRILKKWGVTDSAVKESLISPPEHA is encoded by the coding sequence GTGAGAACCACCACCGCCCGCCCCCGGCTGCTCGCCGCCACCGCCCTGCTGCCGGTGCTGGCCCTGGCGGCGTGCAGCTCGGACCCGAGCACCGGCACCGCGGCGGGCGGCTCCGCCGGGCCGGCCGTCTCCGCCGCCGCCGAGGACCTCGTCTCCGGCCTCAAGAAGTCGGACACCGCCGCCGCGCTGCTGCCCGCCGACGTCCGCGCCGCCGGGACGGTGAAGTTCGGCTCCTCGATCGGCGCCCCGCCCTCGGCGTTCTACGCCGACCAGGCCACCAAGAAGGCCGCCGGGGTGGACATCGACTTCGGCGACGCGGTCGGCCGGCTGCTCGGCCTGACCGTGCGGCGGGAGGAGGCGGCGTTCGAGACCATCCTGCCCGCGCTCGACAGCGGCAAGTACGACGTCGGCACCGGCAACTTCGGGGTGACCGCGGCCCGGCTGAGGACCATCGACTTCGTCACCTACATCGACGACGGCCAGGGCTTCGCGGTCAAGAAGGACAACACCGCCGTCAAGCCGGTCACCGACCTGGTCCAGCTGTGCGGGCTGACCATCGGCACCGGCGCCGGAACCACCTTCGAGACCACCCTCAACGCCAAGAAGAACGTCTGCACCGACGCGGGGAAGCAGCCCTACGAGGTCAAGGCGTTCAGCGACAACGGCGCCACCCTGACCAGCCTCCAGCAGGGCCGGGTGGACGTCGTGATGTCCACCATCAACGGCCTGCGCTACCAGGCCGCGCAGGAGGCCTCCGGCACCAGGTTCCTGGGCGAGTTCCACCGGCTCGACGTCGGCTTCGCGTTCAAGAAGGGCTCGGCGCTGACCCCGGCCTTCCAGGCGGCCGTCAACGAGCTGATCAAGGACGGCACCTACGACCGGATCCTCAAGAAGTGGGGAGTGACGGACTCGGCCGTCAAGGAGTCCCTGATCAGCCCGCCCGAGCACGCGTGA
- a CDS encoding GNAT family N-acetyltransferase, with product MDDPLAGPLVRELTEEYVRRYGPEAHEEMTRYPADSWTAPHGLLLLLLEDGEPVAGGAYKRYDERTAEVKRMWTASAHRRRGLARRVLAELERAAAGAGYRRIFLTTGPRQPEARGLYLAAGYTPQFDVDADPLTIGPLPFEKRLP from the coding sequence ATCGACGACCCGCTCGCCGGGCCGCTGGTGCGCGAGCTCACCGAGGAGTACGTGCGCCGCTACGGCCCCGAGGCGCACGAGGAGATGACCCGCTACCCGGCGGACAGCTGGACCGCGCCGCACGGCCTGCTGCTGCTCCTGCTGGAGGACGGCGAGCCGGTGGCCGGCGGCGCGTACAAGCGGTACGACGAGCGGACGGCGGAGGTGAAGCGGATGTGGACGGCCTCGGCGCACCGTCGCCGGGGGCTGGCGCGCCGGGTGCTGGCCGAGCTGGAGCGGGCCGCCGCCGGGGCCGGCTACCGGCGGATCTTCCTCACCACCGGCCCGCGCCAGCCCGAGGCCAGGGGGCTGTACCTGGCCGCCGGCTACACCCCGCAGTTCGACGTCGACGCCGATCCTCTGACGATCGGACCACTGCCGTTCGAGAAGCGGCTGCCCTGA
- a CDS encoding LLM class flavin-dependent oxidoreductase encodes MPVEFLGIAATADGTETTARTTAAFDRDYTLKLARAHEDHDWDRVLFAYGSGSPDPAPAAAFIASRLDRLQILLAHRPNVSYPTFAAKTFATLDRISDGRLTVHFITGGNDHEQQREGDFLTKDERYDRTREYIRIVKKAWTSREPFDHEGTHYRFHDFVSDVFPVQQPRPGVSFGGSSEAAYAAGGAEADIYCLWGEPLARTAEQIERVLESARQAGRADAPRIQVAFRPIIAPTEELAWEKAHRTVAAIKARREGGELVRRSRPAGSGPENAGSQRLLEIAEAGERYDRALWTPTAAATGGAGNSNALVGTPETVAQALLDYYDLGVDILSARGYHLVDDAIDFGRYVIPIVREEVAKRDAARAAAEAAAEAERAARAEHDRHQLIAAQA; translated from the coding sequence ATGCCCGTCGAATTCCTCGGCATCGCCGCCACCGCCGACGGTACGGAGACCACCGCCCGCACCACGGCCGCGTTCGACCGCGACTACACCCTGAAGCTGGCCCGCGCCCACGAGGATCACGACTGGGACCGGGTGCTGTTCGCCTACGGCTCCGGCTCGCCCGATCCGGCGCCCGCCGCCGCGTTCATCGCCTCCCGCCTCGACCGCCTGCAGATCCTGCTCGCCCACCGCCCGAACGTCTCGTACCCGACCTTCGCCGCCAAGACCTTCGCCACCCTGGACCGGATCAGCGACGGCCGGCTCACCGTCCACTTCATCACCGGCGGCAACGACCACGAGCAGCAGCGCGAGGGCGACTTCCTCACCAAGGACGAGCGCTACGACCGGACCCGGGAGTACATCCGGATCGTCAAGAAGGCGTGGACCAGCCGGGAGCCCTTCGACCACGAGGGCACCCACTACCGCTTCCACGACTTCGTCTCCGACGTCTTCCCGGTGCAGCAGCCCCGGCCGGGCGTCTCCTTCGGCGGCTCCTCGGAGGCGGCGTACGCGGCCGGCGGTGCCGAGGCCGACATCTACTGCCTCTGGGGCGAGCCGCTGGCCCGCACCGCCGAGCAGATCGAGCGGGTGCTGGAGTCGGCCCGGCAGGCCGGGCGGGCGGACGCGCCGCGGATCCAGGTGGCGTTCCGGCCGATCATCGCGCCGACCGAGGAGCTGGCCTGGGAGAAGGCGCACCGGACGGTCGCCGCGATCAAGGCCCGGCGCGAGGGCGGGGAGCTGGTCCGCCGCAGCCGCCCGGCCGGCTCCGGGCCCGAGAACGCCGGTTCGCAGCGCCTGCTGGAGATCGCCGAGGCCGGCGAGCGCTACGACCGGGCGCTGTGGACGCCGACCGCCGCCGCCACCGGTGGGGCGGGCAACTCCAACGCGCTGGTCGGCACCCCGGAGACGGTCGCCCAGGCGCTGCTGGACTACTACGACCTGGGCGTGGACATCCTCTCCGCCCGCGGCTACCACCTGGTGGACGACGCGATCGACTTCGGCCGGTACGTCATCCCGATCGTGCGCGAGGAGGTCGCCAAGCGGGACGCGGCCAGGGCGGCGGCCGAGGCGGCGGCGGAGGCCGAGCGGGCCGCGCGGGCCGAGCACGACCGGCACCAGCTGATCGCGGCCCAGGCGTGA
- a CDS encoding amino acid ABC transporter permease, which yields MATPPDVLPAPSSPPVPPVPRPGGTTAAPATAPDVSAATARIVPRRRTGQWISAAVALLLFAMAVNSLARNRAFQWDVVADWFTATSVMNGLTLTLWLTAVTLALGFVLGTVLATMRLSANPVLRTLSWTYIWIFRSTPALVQLLLFFNIGALYPTLGLGVPFGPEFVTVRTVDLFGPTFTAVVGLTLLEAAYAAEVVRGGILSVDRGQLEAAAALGLGRWRVLRRIVVPQAMRSIVPTAGNMLISALKGTSIISVLAVSDLLYSVQLVYLQSYQVIPMLMVATLWYVVITTVLSVGQYYVERHFAKGATREGLPPTPLHRARAAYRRLRAVADQAAPSDTTGGEAAR from the coding sequence ATGGCCACCCCGCCGGACGTCCTGCCCGCCCCCTCCTCCCCGCCCGTTCCCCCGGTCCCACGCCCGGGCGGCACCACCGCAGCACCCGCCACCGCCCCCGACGTCTCGGCCGCCACCGCCCGGATCGTCCCGCGCCGCCGTACCGGCCAGTGGATCTCCGCCGCCGTCGCCCTGCTGCTGTTCGCCATGGCGGTCAACTCCCTGGCCCGCAACCGGGCGTTCCAGTGGGACGTGGTCGCCGACTGGTTCACCGCCACCTCGGTGATGAACGGCCTCACCCTGACCCTCTGGCTGACCGCCGTCACCCTCGCCCTCGGCTTCGTGCTCGGCACCGTGCTCGCCACCATGCGGCTGTCCGCCAACCCGGTGCTGCGCACGCTCAGCTGGACCTACATCTGGATCTTCCGCTCCACCCCCGCCCTGGTGCAGCTGCTGCTGTTCTTCAACATAGGCGCGCTGTACCCGACCCTCGGCCTGGGTGTCCCGTTCGGCCCTGAGTTCGTCACCGTGCGGACCGTCGACCTGTTCGGCCCGACCTTCACCGCCGTGGTCGGACTGACCCTGCTGGAGGCCGCGTACGCCGCCGAGGTGGTGCGCGGCGGCATCCTCTCCGTCGACCGGGGCCAGCTGGAGGCCGCCGCCGCGCTCGGCCTCGGCCGGTGGCGGGTGCTGCGCCGGATCGTCGTCCCGCAGGCGATGCGCTCGATCGTGCCGACCGCCGGGAACATGCTGATCAGCGCGCTCAAGGGGACCAGCATCATCAGCGTGCTGGCCGTCTCCGACCTGCTCTACTCCGTCCAGCTGGTCTATCTGCAGTCCTACCAGGTCATCCCGATGCTGATGGTCGCCACCCTCTGGTACGTGGTGATCACCACCGTGCTCTCGGTCGGGCAGTACTACGTCGAACGCCACTTCGCGAAGGGCGCCACCCGCGAGGGCCTGCCGCCCACGCCGCTGCACCGGGCCCGCGCCGCGTACCGGCGGCTGCGCGCCGTCGCGGACCAGGCCGCCCCGTCGGACACGACCGGTGGGGAGGCTGCCCGATGA
- a CDS encoding FAD/NAD(P)-binding protein encodes MSAVLVVVGAGPRGTGVLERIAANAPELLPADRPLHIHLVDPHPPGGGRIWRHEQSPLLRMNSMAEDVTMFTDERSTLDGPVRPGPSLAEWAARPEDFAPHREIADPALRAELRTLAPTDFPTRRAQSAYLDWVFRRAVADLPPHVTVTVHRDTARRIEGPPDGPQLVHLSDRVLTADHVVLTLGHLDSSPDPRYAADAAFAARHGRFHLPPAHSADVAAELERIAPGEHTVLRGFGLAFVDLVSLLTEGRGGRFEETADGAGGLVYRPSGREPVVHVGSRRGVPYHSKTGYRLAGPPPPFPRYFDATAVDELLDRPGTLELRRDAWPLMAKEIAFGHYHELFHAHPGRTALPWAEFLAGLDAHPWASPGLGALVERAVPDPADRLDLERLDHPLAGLELGSGEELQRYLRRYIAEDADRRADPAHSADLGAFLALLSLFGQLPRILASGRLTARSVGEEVDEWFFGYFSYLASGPPGFRLRQLLALSEAGVVRFLGAGVRVERDERTGSWLASGTTVPGRTVTATALVEAYLPKHVLARTRDPLLRELHREGRIVEEVVTDPEHTHRSGLLTIRPRDGLVLDPALGGEPHPRRTALGPHTSVRAAAAFARPRTDSPGFRQNDAAARALLGALAGAGAAAEVVAAEVVTAAV; translated from the coding sequence ATGAGCGCCGTCCTGGTCGTGGTGGGCGCGGGGCCGCGCGGCACCGGGGTGCTGGAGCGGATCGCCGCCAACGCCCCCGAACTGCTGCCCGCCGACCGGCCGTTGCACATCCACCTGGTCGACCCGCACCCACCGGGCGGCGGCCGGATCTGGCGCCACGAGCAGTCCCCGCTGCTGCGGATGAACTCGATGGCGGAGGACGTCACCATGTTCACCGACGAGCGCTCGACCCTCGACGGGCCGGTCCGCCCCGGCCCCTCGCTGGCCGAATGGGCCGCGCGCCCCGAGGACTTCGCCCCCCACCGGGAGATCGCCGACCCCGCGCTGCGGGCCGAGCTGCGCACCCTCGCACCGACCGACTTCCCCACCCGGCGGGCCCAGAGCGCCTACCTGGACTGGGTGTTCCGGCGCGCCGTCGCCGACCTGCCGCCGCACGTCACGGTCACCGTCCACCGGGACACCGCGCGGCGGATCGAGGGCCCGCCGGACGGCCCGCAGCTGGTCCACCTCTCCGACCGGGTGCTCACCGCCGACCACGTCGTCCTCACCCTCGGCCACCTCGACTCCTCCCCCGACCCCCGCTACGCCGCCGACGCCGCCTTCGCCGCCCGGCACGGCCGCTTCCACCTGCCGCCCGCCCACTCCGCCGACGTCGCCGCCGAACTGGAGCGCATCGCCCCCGGCGAGCACACCGTGCTGCGCGGCTTCGGGCTCGCCTTCGTCGACCTGGTCTCGCTGCTCACCGAGGGCCGCGGCGGGCGGTTCGAGGAGACGGCCGACGGCGCTGGCGGCCTGGTCTACCGGCCCTCGGGCCGCGAACCGGTGGTCCACGTCGGCTCGCGGCGCGGCGTCCCGTACCACTCCAAGACCGGCTACCGCCTGGCCGGACCGCCGCCGCCGTTCCCCCGGTACTTCGACGCCACCGCCGTCGACGAACTGCTGGACCGGCCGGGGACACTGGAACTGCGGCGCGACGCCTGGCCGTTGATGGCCAAGGAGATCGCCTTCGGCCACTACCACGAGCTGTTCCACGCCCACCCCGGGCGCACCGCCCTGCCCTGGGCGGAGTTCCTCGCCGGCCTCGACGCGCACCCCTGGGCGTCCCCCGGACTCGGCGCGCTGGTCGAACGCGCCGTCCCCGACCCGGCCGACCGGCTCGACCTCGAACGCCTCGACCACCCGCTGGCCGGACTGGAACTCGGCTCCGGCGAGGAACTCCAGCGCTACCTGCGCCGCTACATCGCCGAGGACGCCGACCGGCGCGCCGACCCCGCCCACAGCGCCGACCTCGGCGCCTTCCTCGCCCTGCTCTCGCTGTTCGGCCAGCTGCCCCGGATCCTCGCCTCCGGCCGGCTCACCGCCCGCTCGGTGGGCGAGGAGGTAGACGAGTGGTTCTTCGGCTACTTCAGCTACCTGGCGTCCGGCCCGCCCGGCTTCCGGCTGCGGCAGCTGCTCGCGCTCTCCGAGGCCGGGGTGGTCCGCTTCCTCGGTGCGGGCGTCCGGGTCGAGCGGGACGAGCGCACCGGCAGCTGGCTGGCCTCCGGCACCACCGTGCCCGGCCGCACCGTGACCGCCACCGCGCTGGTCGAGGCGTACCTGCCCAAGCACGTGCTGGCCCGCACCCGGGACCCGCTGCTGCGCGAACTGCACCGGGAGGGGCGGATCGTCGAGGAGGTGGTCACCGACCCCGAGCACACCCACCGCTCGGGTCTGCTCACGATCCGGCCCCGGGACGGCCTCGTGCTCGACCCGGCGCTCGGCGGGGAGCCGCATCCGCGGCGCACCGCGCTCGGCCCGCACACCAGCGTGCGGGCGGCGGCCGCGTTCGCCCGGCCGCGCACCGACTCGCCCGGCTTCCGGCAGAACGACGCGGCGGCGCGGGCGCTGCTGGGCGCGCTCGCCGGGGCGGGGGCGGCGGCGGAGGTGGTGGCGGCGGAGGTGGTGACGGCGGCCGTGTAG